In Roseobacter fucihabitans, one genomic interval encodes:
- a CDS encoding copper resistance CopC family protein gives MRQMTFALLVLAATTIGAFAHSKAEQTTPANEATVATVEAIEMRFDDPMRVTAITLTGPDGDVNIEQETGMDAVTEFRALPPADLPDGAYTVDWRGLSSDGHPMQGTFGFTIAD, from the coding sequence ATGAGACAGATGACCTTTGCGCTTCTCGTGCTGGCCGCAACTACAATCGGGGCCTTTGCACACTCAAAGGCCGAACAAACCACACCTGCCAATGAAGCGACGGTCGCAACGGTTGAAGCTATTGAAATGCGCTTTGATGATCCAATGCGCGTGACCGCAATCACGCTGACCGGACCGGATGGTGACGTAAACATCGAGCAAGAAACCGGCATGGACGCGGTGACAGAATTCCGTGCGCTGCCACCTGCCGACCTGCCGGACGGAGCCTATACCGTTGATTGGCGCGGCCTGTCTTCGGACGGCCATCCAATGCAGGGCACGTTCGGTTTCACAATAGCTGACTGA
- a CDS encoding ParB/RepB/Spo0J family partition protein, with protein sequence MTKQTKIIATEARFPLAKLSLSPMNPRQDVPEADVIELAESLYGAGMIQSIAGLAGKKDTAEIVAGGRRLRALKYLDAKHSDLAKTHPELANPMVMLAPDAETAEAWANMENVARRDLHPAEEIRAYGKMEAKGGTVGAIARAFAVNEKHIYRRLALAHLPDPVLDALAANEISLSNAAAFTVSTDMKVTLDVLERARDGSYSDHQIKQALKPDSVRSSDRRVTYVTEAGYDEAGGRKTADLFQDQTFFDDVALLDDLFEAKLTEAIETVQAEGWKWVEAIHDHYLCHYSMGLEKFGRVYAEEGQLSEEEAERYDALAELANSDVLDAEGEAELAALQAIIDGEYSDEQRAQAGLYVYVDGNGVQQVSGALVKPDDKKAAIKAGVLAKSMHGSSGSNGPKSPISQKLRDDLNRVTKGAHQHAALRDPDLLIDLLAYQLSHHLYWNDPFGITTTEVPNWPSTETEGYALDERLTTNPPRNMMDAKDIGASFRAFRKKGAEHVRGELVRFLAAQFKGGDEKLQALVAKTTKPNTREVWTPTAANFFSRVGGPYMVEIWRDLLELAEDHPTVTTFAKLKKGEKAAKLEALFTQSDLRSALGVPEAQVARIDAWLPEGME encoded by the coding sequence ATGACGAAGCAAACTAAAATCATCGCGACAGAGGCCCGCTTTCCACTCGCAAAGCTGTCCCTGTCCCCCATGAACCCACGCCAAGACGTGCCGGAAGCGGACGTGATTGAACTGGCCGAAAGCCTCTATGGTGCTGGCATGATCCAGTCCATCGCAGGGCTGGCAGGCAAGAAAGACACCGCCGAGATTGTGGCAGGCGGACGCCGGTTGCGTGCCCTGAAATATCTGGACGCAAAGCACTCCGATCTGGCCAAAACGCACCCCGAACTGGCGAACCCGATGGTCATGCTGGCCCCTGATGCGGAAACCGCCGAGGCATGGGCGAATATGGAGAACGTGGCCCGCCGCGATCTGCACCCCGCCGAGGAAATCCGCGCCTATGGCAAGATGGAAGCCAAAGGCGGCACCGTGGGAGCCATCGCCCGCGCCTTCGCGGTCAATGAAAAGCACATCTATCGCCGCCTCGCTCTTGCGCACCTGCCCGATCCGGTTCTGGACGCGCTTGCAGCCAATGAAATCAGTCTGTCCAACGCCGCCGCCTTCACCGTCAGCACGGATATGAAAGTCACGCTTGACGTGCTGGAACGGGCACGGGATGGCAGCTACAGCGATCACCAGATCAAGCAGGCTCTCAAACCGGATTCCGTGCGCAGCAGTGACCGCCGCGTGACCTATGTCACCGAGGCAGGCTATGACGAGGCCGGAGGGCGCAAGACCGCTGATCTGTTCCAAGATCAGACGTTCTTTGATGATGTGGCGTTGCTGGACGATCTTTTCGAGGCCAAGCTGACCGAGGCCATCGAGACAGTGCAGGCCGAAGGCTGGAAATGGGTTGAAGCCATCCACGACCACTACCTTTGCCACTACAGCATGGGCCTTGAGAAGTTTGGCCGGGTCTATGCCGAAGAAGGCCAGTTGTCCGAGGAAGAAGCAGAGCGCTATGACGCATTGGCCGAACTGGCAAATAGCGATGTGCTGGACGCAGAAGGCGAGGCTGAATTGGCCGCACTGCAAGCGATCATCGACGGGGAATATTCCGACGAACAGCGCGCCCAAGCGGGCCTTTACGTCTATGTCGATGGCAATGGGGTGCAACAGGTCAGCGGCGCACTGGTCAAGCCCGACGACAAGAAGGCCGCGATTAAGGCCGGTGTCCTCGCCAAGTCGATGCACGGCAGCAGCGGCAGCAATGGTCCGAAGTCGCCTATCTCGCAAAAGCTGCGCGACGACTTGAACCGCGTCACCAAGGGAGCGCACCAGCACGCGGCCTTGCGCGATCCTGACCTTCTGATCGACCTTCTGGCCTATCAGTTGAGCCACCATCTCTATTGGAATGACCCGTTCGGGATCACGACCACCGAAGTGCCAAATTGGCCTTCCACAGAGACCGAAGGTTACGCGCTGGACGAACGGCTGACGACCAACCCGCCGCGCAACATGATGGATGCCAAAGACATTGGCGCGTCCTTCCGTGCCTTCCGCAAGAAAGGCGCAGAGCATGTGCGCGGCGAGTTGGTACGGTTTCTTGCCGCCCAATTCAAGGGCGGTGACGAGAAGCTGCAAGCGCTGGTCGCAAAGACGACGAAGCCCAACACCCGCGAGGTCTGGACGCCGACAGCGGCAAACTTTTTCAGCCGCGTGGGCGGTCCCTACATGGTCGAGATTTGGCGCGATCTTCTGGAATTGGCCGAGGATCACCCCACCGTCACGACCTTCGCCAAGCTGAAAAAGGGCGAGAAGGCCGCGAAGCTGGAAGCGTTGTTTACGCAATCCGACCTGCGCAGCGCCCTTGGCGTCCCCGAGGCGCAAGTGGCCCGGATCGACGCGTGGTTGCCCGAAGGCATGGAATGA
- the repC gene encoding replication initiation protein RepC, which yields MADIGRDLGLSPRLTDILTRLIGSTDHEAWVDPDKEPIFYGRQETFAQRLRISTRQLRTHERSLQKYGLLQRRTLANGSRYGSAGLGLVLTPLIERFTEFLDLREARKAQFERMKQLKATRSVRWATFRDELVRLSEQDQASEDVQAMILERASWPRTDTLLTLGEARLSEHVEAATDLCTRLVDWIDNHSDSSCEPEETFRCFIQEDIHQILSETCNTHVDKLSAGKPAQDYPAPGPTGPVDCKERELEAETLALQGLFSGHYGLGHAVSLSSQEFKMEMEVRRHERDEYAFIEAAAARIGPLGINISAWAAACDRMGRARAAICVLLLDANRDHPTSPVMNPGGALRGMIKAHNRGKLNVIGSLIGLHRRRGL from the coding sequence ATGGCAGATATCGGCCGTGATCTGGGGCTCAGCCCCCGCCTCACGGACATCCTCACGCGGCTGATTGGCAGCACAGACCACGAAGCATGGGTCGATCCAGACAAGGAGCCAATCTTCTATGGCCGCCAAGAAACTTTTGCACAGCGCCTTCGGATCTCGACACGCCAGCTGCGCACCCATGAACGTTCCCTTCAGAAGTACGGCCTCCTTCAACGCCGAACTCTGGCAAACGGGAGCCGATATGGCAGTGCAGGCCTCGGCCTTGTGCTGACGCCCCTCATTGAACGCTTCACAGAGTTTCTCGATCTGCGCGAAGCCCGCAAAGCGCAATTTGAGCGGATGAAACAGCTCAAAGCGACCCGGAGCGTCCGATGGGCAACGTTCCGCGACGAACTGGTGCGCCTCTCTGAGCAAGATCAGGCGTCAGAGGATGTTCAGGCCATGATCCTGGAACGTGCCAGCTGGCCCCGCACGGATACGCTGCTGACACTTGGTGAAGCCCGCCTTTCTGAGCACGTTGAGGCCGCAACCGACCTGTGCACAAGATTGGTCGATTGGATAGATAACCATAGTGATTCCTCTTGTGAACCGGAAGAAACCTTCCGGTGCTTTATACAAGAGGACATTCACCAGATACTTTCTGAAACTTGTAACACTCACGTGGATAAGTTGAGCGCGGGCAAGCCCGCGCAAGATTATCCAGCGCCAGGGCCTACCGGCCCCGTCGATTGCAAAGAAAGAGAGCTTGAAGCGGAAACCTTGGCGCTTCAAGGGCTATTTTCGGGTCACTACGGCCTCGGTCACGCAGTCTCCCTTTCGAGCCAGGAGTTCAAAATGGAAATGGAGGTGCGCCGTCACGAACGCGACGAATACGCGTTTATCGAAGCGGCCGCCGCCCGGATCGGGCCCCTCGGGATCAACATCTCAGCCTGGGCCGCCGCCTGCGACCGGATGGGGCGCGCCCGCGCCGCCATCTGCGTTCTGTTGCTCGACGCCAACCGAGATCACCCAACGTCACCGGTGATGAACCCGGGCGGGGCGCTGCGCGGCATGATCAAGGCGCACAATCGGGGCAAACTCAATGTCATCGGCAGCCTGATCGGCCTGCATCGGAGGCGTGGCTTGTGA
- a CDS encoding DsbA family protein: protein MAKTTDWKRRALLAGGALAVAGWVKGVPYLASLGQPDFAFEDIPGLSPFRRLQGEGASTAGAAIFAGLDPGELDNDADDELEQFVRTNPCAAFFGEESSNTVPVAMFSDFACPICRVMDDRLTDLAASDPNTFHIVRHQLPLLGVASAVASRAVLAADLQGQYREMHARLIRTPAVTDERFIAAIAKNLDLDADRLLEDMQSDAIDRRLRLTAAIADVFGFIGTPAFAVGRTVFMGSIQTGSLRKLIADENSNPCLIA from the coding sequence ATGGCAAAAACGACTGACTGGAAACGGCGGGCTTTACTGGCTGGCGGTGCCCTCGCTGTAGCAGGATGGGTGAAAGGCGTTCCGTATCTGGCATCGCTTGGACAGCCGGACTTCGCGTTCGAGGACATACCTGGTCTATCACCCTTCCGACGATTGCAGGGGGAAGGTGCGTCCACAGCGGGTGCGGCAATTTTTGCTGGTCTCGATCCCGGTGAACTTGATAACGACGCCGATGACGAACTAGAACAGTTCGTCAGGACGAACCCCTGCGCTGCCTTTTTTGGTGAAGAATCCAGCAACACCGTTCCAGTCGCGATGTTCTCCGACTTCGCCTGTCCGATCTGTCGCGTGATGGATGATCGTTTGACCGATCTTGCGGCGAGTGACCCTAATACCTTTCACATCGTCCGTCATCAGCTCCCACTTCTTGGCGTGGCGTCGGCGGTTGCCAGCCGTGCAGTGCTGGCAGCGGACCTTCAGGGCCAGTATCGTGAAATGCACGCGCGTCTGATCCGAACGCCCGCCGTCACCGATGAACGCTTCATCGCGGCCATTGCCAAAAATCTTGACCTCGATGCAGACAGACTGCTGGAAGACATGCAGTCAGATGCCATCGACCGCCGCTTGCGCCTGACAGCGGCCATTGCAGATGTCTTTGGATTTATCGGCACACCCGCCTTTGCAGTCGGTCGGACGGTGTTCATGGGGTCAATCCAGACTGGCTCACTACGAAAGCTGATCGCAGATGAGAACTCAAACCCATGTCTGATCGCGTAG
- a CDS encoding glutaredoxin family protein produces MDLPNHLCPSGQKARWLLDRHGYEVDDRLFRERSEVDAFKEAHDVPTTPQIWIDGERVGGYDALREKLTNYDPKAKTYKPVLYLFAVAAATALALSIGFLGAITWQTLGWFISVSMILLGMQKLRDIESFSTMFLNYDLLARKWVPYAYVYPWVETAAGILMTGMLLTWLAAPAALFIATVGAISVFKAVYIDKRELKCACVGGGSNVPLGFVSLTENLMMMGMAIVMLARIAS; encoded by the coding sequence ATGGACTTGCCAAACCATCTGTGTCCGTCGGGACAAAAGGCACGCTGGCTCTTGGACCGCCACGGCTACGAGGTCGATGATCGTCTGTTCCGCGAACGATCTGAGGTTGATGCGTTCAAGGAAGCGCATGATGTACCTACCACCCCGCAGATATGGATCGACGGCGAGAGGGTTGGCGGCTACGACGCCCTGCGCGAAAAACTCACCAACTACGACCCGAAAGCCAAGACTTACAAACCGGTCCTCTACCTGTTTGCCGTGGCTGCTGCCACGGCGCTTGCGCTGTCCATTGGCTTCCTTGGGGCAATCACATGGCAAACGCTGGGCTGGTTCATTTCGGTTTCAATGATCCTATTAGGGATGCAGAAGCTCCGCGACATTGAGAGTTTCTCAACGATGTTTCTCAACTACGATCTGCTGGCGCGGAAGTGGGTGCCATATGCGTATGTCTATCCTTGGGTCGAGACTGCAGCAGGTATCCTAATGACCGGCATGTTGTTGACCTGGCTTGCGGCCCCTGCGGCGCTCTTTATCGCGACGGTCGGCGCAATCAGCGTTTTCAAAGCCGTTTACATCGATAAACGAGAATTGAAATGCGCCTGCGTGGGCGGTGGATCGAATGTACCTCTCGGATTTGTCAGCCTGACGGAAAACCTGATGATGATGGGGATGGCTATCGTGATGCTCGCTCGGATCGCAAGCTGA
- a CDS encoding metal-sensitive transcriptional regulator, giving the protein MKANKDKTLDRLSRLEGQVRGVAGMVEADRYCMDILAQTAAIRSAILGVEKLILENHAVNCVETAIQSGDPEEQRAKFDELIGLLQKASK; this is encoded by the coding sequence GTGAAAGCCAACAAAGACAAGACACTGGACCGGCTGTCACGGCTGGAAGGACAAGTGCGCGGTGTTGCAGGTATGGTCGAGGCCGACCGCTACTGTATGGATATTCTGGCGCAGACAGCGGCGATACGGTCCGCCATTCTTGGTGTTGAAAAACTGATCCTCGAAAACCATGCGGTAAATTGTGTCGAGACGGCTATTCAAAGCGGCGACCCAGAGGAACAGAGAGCCAAGTTTGACGAGCTGATCGGGCTTTTGCAGAAGGCGTCAAAGTAG
- a CDS encoding SOS response-associated peptidase encodes MCNLYSNTTASEAMRQLFMVDASRDHLGNAQPRPGIHPKGTAPVVALNDDGNCELVEMSWGFRTPKVSKRTGKPIKPAAWNNARDDKLMKSGLWKASFLARRCLVPATSFNETKGQRPATDYWFALAGEGEDRPPFAIAGLWRRENEDLLEPEHPRRVHTMVTTEANDLVRPIHAKGRMPVILRPYDYETWLTGSHDEALALIKPFLAAEMRIVLQGVGVKSDGGAEGDA; translated from the coding sequence ATGTGTAATCTCTATTCAAACACAACGGCAAGCGAAGCGATGCGGCAGTTGTTTATGGTGGACGCAAGCCGGGACCATTTGGGCAACGCACAACCGCGGCCTGGCATACATCCGAAAGGAACCGCGCCTGTCGTTGCCCTCAATGACGACGGCAACTGCGAGCTGGTAGAAATGTCATGGGGGTTTCGGACGCCAAAAGTGTCGAAACGGACCGGGAAACCGATCAAGCCCGCCGCATGGAACAATGCGCGCGATGACAAGCTGATGAAGTCAGGTCTTTGGAAGGCCAGCTTTTTAGCGCGGCGGTGCCTGGTCCCGGCGACGAGTTTCAACGAGACGAAGGGACAGAGGCCGGCGACGGATTACTGGTTTGCACTGGCGGGTGAAGGAGAGGATCGCCCGCCTTTTGCCATCGCGGGTCTCTGGCGTCGAGAGAACGAAGATCTTCTCGAACCAGAGCATCCGCGCCGTGTGCACACGATGGTCACAACCGAGGCGAATGATCTTGTGCGACCGATACATGCCAAAGGGCGAATGCCCGTGATCCTCAGACCGTACGACTATGAGACATGGCTTACGGGGTCGCATGATGAAGCGTTGGCGCTGATCAAGCCATTTCTGGCAGCGGAAATGCGGATCGTTCTGCAGGGCGTGGGTGTGAAGAGCGATGGCGGAGCTGAAGGCGACGCCTGA
- a CDS encoding DUF3768 domain-containing protein: MADTDEDRMRECARIAEQNDAFRKEQAGGGQGKWVWTQAVDAEGMDFVLTCIAAVAAYDDFTEENDPFGTHEMGFMDVSGKKVWWKIDLYDRAYEGGSPHPTSLAETRRVLTILFPSDY, translated from the coding sequence ATGGCTGATACGGATGAAGATCGGATGCGGGAGTGTGCCCGCATTGCTGAACAAAACGATGCCTTTCGCAAAGAACAGGCTGGCGGTGGTCAAGGCAAATGGGTCTGGACCCAAGCGGTTGACGCCGAGGGGATGGATTTTGTCCTGACCTGCATTGCCGCCGTCGCGGCATATGACGATTTCACAGAAGAAAACGACCCGTTTGGAACCCACGAAATGGGGTTCATGGACGTGTCAGGCAAAAAGGTCTGGTGGAAGATCGACCTGTACGACCGCGCTTATGAGGGCGGTTCGCCGCATCCTACATCGCTCGCAGAGACGCGCCGCGTTCTGACGATCCTTTTCCCAAGTGACTACTGA
- a CDS encoding thermonuclease family protein, which produces MLSGALLPVALLVLLGLWLYDPDTFTQATARVQTSTVESVNPSRMTVIDGDTVRLASETIRLVGFDTPETYRAQCAAERARGDAATQRLRELLVQASSARLAYLPRRDQYGRDLARLMLDGRDVADIMIAEGLARLYSGGQRRSWC; this is translated from the coding sequence ATGCTAAGCGGGGCGCTGCTTCCTGTCGCGCTGCTCGTCCTTCTCGGGCTGTGGCTTTATGATCCTGACACGTTCACTCAAGCGACAGCGCGGGTGCAAACCTCCACGGTGGAAAGCGTCAATCCAAGCCGCATGACGGTCATAGACGGGGATACGGTGCGTCTGGCCAGTGAAACCATCCGCTTGGTGGGCTTTGACACACCGGAAACCTACCGCGCCCAATGCGCGGCGGAACGGGCGCGGGGCGATGCGGCGACGCAGCGGCTGCGCGAGTTGCTGGTTCAGGCGTCATCGGCACGATTGGCCTACCTGCCGCGCCGCGACCAATACGGGCGCGATCTGGCGCGGCTCATGCTAGATGGCCGGGACGTGGCTGATATCATGATCGCGGAAGGGCTGGCCCGGCTCTATAGCGGCGGACAGCGCCGGTCGTGGTGTTAG
- a CDS encoding DUF736 domain-containing protein — protein MAIDGKITRTDDDAITGWIASLTFDVDITLTKNPHKAKETHPDFEITTRTPRNRVIRIGSAWEQTSQKGNDYLSLSVMVNGQQVRVNALRSDEDPEGEYRLVPLAA, from the coding sequence ATGGCAATCGACGGAAAAATCACCCGCACTGACGACGACGCAATCACCGGCTGGATCGCATCACTGACCTTCGACGTGGATATTACGCTCACGAAGAACCCGCACAAGGCCAAGGAAACGCACCCGGACTTTGAAATCACCACCCGCACCCCACGCAACCGCGTGATCCGCATCGGATCGGCCTGGGAGCAGACCAGCCAGAAGGGCAACGACTACCTCTCTCTGTCGGTCATGGTGAACGGCCAGCAGGTCCGCGTGAACGCCCTGCGCAGCGACGAAGACCCCGAAGGCGAATACCGCCTGGTCCCGCTGGCTGCCTAA
- a CDS encoding cytochrome c — translation MNRIALTAVGGAALFGAALYTFSNVTGETDRVVLRYDDHATIALGTSVYEVNCASCHGANLEGQPNWRSAGEDGRLPAPPHDETGHTWHHDGDTLFQLTKYGVGALINDPDYASNMPIYEGVLSDEEIIAVLSYIKSTWPEEIRASHNEMENRQ, via the coding sequence GTGAACCGGATCGCTTTAACAGCTGTTGGCGGAGCGGCCCTATTTGGGGCCGCTCTCTATACATTTAGCAATGTTACGGGTGAAACCGACCGCGTCGTCTTGCGCTACGACGATCACGCAACCATCGCGCTCGGTACCAGCGTCTATGAGGTAAACTGTGCCTCCTGCCATGGTGCCAATCTAGAAGGTCAGCCCAACTGGCGGTCTGCTGGTGAGGACGGGCGGCTTCCGGCCCCGCCTCACGATGAGACTGGACACACGTGGCACCATGACGGTGACACGCTGTTTCAGCTGACCAAATACGGCGTTGGTGCGTTGATCAATGATCCTGACTACGCCTCCAACATGCCGATCTACGAGGGTGTCCTGAGCGATGAAGAGATCATCGCTGTGCTAAGCTATATCAAATCAACTTGGCCGGAGGAAATCCGTGCCAGTCATAATGAAATGGAAAACAGACAATGA
- a CDS encoding CopD family protein: MEGLAPIDGWAIAAIISKAAGYGAALLAMGGPLFVLVFPSSSADVRQLARKVAVVAAMIGLAVLALRFGIRAARISGMGLPGAVDPMMLGFVWDSPLGAAAIWRGAGELLVVALLIRGIVGLSAGLIGALLIAVSYTFVGHSLGDPRWLLASLLTLHLLAVAFWIGALFPLRHAVGQPDGARLLHQFGNIASFTVALLIAVGLIFAWLMTGSLLNLLSTAYGWTLLAKLGVVSGLMALAALNKWRFVPALASGVPAAVPHLRRSIQVEAVAVLLILLATATLTSITTPPVNL; the protein is encoded by the coding sequence ATGGAAGGTCTGGCACCAATCGACGGATGGGCCATAGCGGCGATCATTTCGAAGGCGGCGGGCTATGGCGCTGCGCTTCTTGCAATGGGCGGGCCACTATTTGTTTTGGTTTTTCCAAGCTCATCCGCTGATGTGCGGCAACTGGCTCGGAAAGTCGCTGTTGTCGCAGCTATGATCGGGCTTGCGGTGCTGGCTCTGCGCTTTGGTATTCGTGCAGCCCGCATATCCGGAATGGGTCTGCCGGGAGCCGTCGATCCGATGATGCTTGGCTTCGTCTGGGACAGCCCACTTGGGGCGGCTGCGATCTGGCGCGGCGCGGGCGAACTGTTGGTCGTGGCATTGCTGATCAGAGGTATTGTCGGCCTCTCGGCCGGGCTGATCGGTGCGCTACTGATCGCTGTGTCCTACACGTTTGTGGGTCATTCTCTTGGTGATCCCCGCTGGCTGCTTGCGTCATTGTTGACCCTGCATTTGCTGGCAGTAGCGTTTTGGATCGGCGCACTGTTCCCTTTACGGCACGCGGTCGGCCAGCCGGACGGAGCAAGGCTGCTTCATCAGTTTGGAAATATCGCCAGTTTTACGGTCGCATTGCTCATAGCTGTTGGCCTGATTTTTGCATGGCTGATGACCGGATCACTCTTGAACCTGCTTTCGACCGCTTACGGTTGGACACTTCTTGCCAAGCTCGGCGTCGTGTCTGGGCTGATGGCCTTGGCCGCGCTCAACAAATGGCGGTTCGTTCCGGCACTCGCCTCTGGCGTACCCGCAGCCGTGCCCCATCTGCGCCGCTCTATTCAGGTCGAGGCTGTAGCTGTTCTGCTCATCTTGCTGGCAACGGCAACGCTCACTTCAATCACCACGCCGCCGGTCAACCTGTGA
- a CDS encoding DUF3800 domain-containing protein, producing MSWALFIDESGQDQRQSPYEVLAGIAIEDRKLWRLIRDLSDAQEEIFGVRLFEAYGNEAKAQKLLKKKVFAHAAQLPPFPADERQALSREILMDGSAVSRDRLTALAQAKLAYVARALDLSRAAGAQAFASIVPQAAPRPAGGMLRKDYAYLFERFFYFLNSQPEDPMGYVVFDELDKSASHILLNQVSEYFLKTNKGRTRSRLIIPEPFFVHSDMTTMVQVADLIAYLLSWGVRLNGMTEARRPELDELCLKVMRLRFTQHTPGGYTNYGFKIINDLRAAAEK from the coding sequence TTGAGCTGGGCATTATTTATCGACGAATCTGGCCAGGACCAACGCCAATCCCCCTACGAAGTGCTGGCCGGCATCGCGATCGAAGATCGCAAACTTTGGCGGTTGATCCGGGATTTGTCTGACGCCCAGGAAGAGATTTTCGGCGTGCGTCTCTTTGAGGCCTATGGCAACGAGGCAAAAGCCCAAAAGCTGCTCAAGAAGAAGGTTTTTGCCCATGCCGCGCAACTGCCACCCTTCCCGGCAGACGAACGACAGGCGCTGTCCCGCGAAATCCTGATGGATGGGAGCGCGGTCAGCCGTGACCGTCTGACCGCGCTCGCGCAAGCGAAACTCGCCTATGTCGCCCGTGCGCTCGATCTGTCGCGTGCAGCAGGTGCCCAAGCGTTCGCCTCCATTGTTCCCCAGGCCGCGCCGCGACCTGCAGGCGGGATGCTGCGGAAGGATTACGCCTATCTCTTCGAGCGGTTTTTCTACTTTCTGAACAGCCAGCCCGAAGACCCGATGGGGTATGTGGTCTTTGATGAGTTGGACAAGAGTGCCAGCCATATTCTGCTCAATCAGGTCTCAGAATATTTCCTGAAAACGAACAAGGGCCGTACACGATCCCGTTTGATCATTCCGGAGCCGTTCTTTGTGCATAGCGACATGACGACAATGGTTCAGGTTGCGGATTTGATCGCTTATCTGTTGAGCTGGGGTGTTCGGTTGAATGGTATGACTGAAGCGCGTCGCCCGGAGCTTGATGAGCTGTGCTTGAAGGTCATGCGGCTTCGGTTCACGCAACATACACCCGGTGGATACACAAATTATGGGTTCAAGATCATCAACGACCTGCGCGCGGCAGCCGAAAAATAA
- a CDS encoding DUF411 domain-containing protein, with protein sequence MKPIKTLLAFTPAAALTFGLASFGWAGMAHADDHGAMSHHGTMHVTKSPTCGCCGAWVGLARQEGYDIKVTDTADLTSVKLDADIPGNMWACHTATVHGYVVEGHVPFEALAKLLDERPDITGIAVPGMPSGSPGMGNDPTARYDVIAFGGDAGDGEVFYQAGL encoded by the coding sequence ATGAAACCGATCAAAACACTTTTGGCCTTCACACCCGCCGCCGCACTCACATTTGGGTTGGCGTCCTTTGGCTGGGCTGGCATGGCTCATGCGGACGACCACGGGGCCATGTCCCATCACGGCACCATGCACGTCACAAAAAGCCCCACCTGTGGATGTTGCGGCGCATGGGTCGGACTAGCCCGCCAAGAAGGCTATGACATCAAAGTGACTGACACAGCAGATTTGACGTCCGTTAAGCTGGATGCAGATATCCCTGGCAATATGTGGGCCTGTCATACCGCGACGGTTCACGGCTACGTCGTTGAAGGCCACGTGCCGTTTGAAGCTTTGGCAAAGCTTCTGGACGAACGCCCCGACATCACTGGAATTGCTGTGCCCGGTATGCCCAGTGGCTCTCCCGGCATGGGGAATGATCCGACTGCGCGCTATGACGTGATCGCCTTTGGTGGCGATGCGGGCGATGGCGAGGTCTTCTATCAGGCCGGTCTGTGA
- a CDS encoding type II toxin-antitoxin system Phd/YefM family antitoxin, with amino-acid sequence MRSFPSTDLKQTLGDVLDAASQEPIAITKHKKPRYVLMSIHDYEQRFQKDERRAFSAADMPAEHLAMLEASRAGSEGAADE; translated from the coding sequence ATGCGTTCTTTCCCATCTACAGACCTGAAACAGACCCTCGGCGATGTGCTGGACGCGGCCAGCCAAGAACCCATCGCCATCACCAAGCACAAAAAACCTCGTTACGTTCTGATGAGCATTCATGACTACGAACAACGGTTTCAGAAAGATGAGCGCCGGGCTTTTTCGGCGGCAGATATGCCCGCGGAGCATCTGGCAATGCTGGAAGCGAGTCGAGCAGGCAGCGAGGGAGCCGCTGACGAATGA